From Ignavibacterium sp.:
TGAGCGTTGAACCAATGACTATATTGACCAGCTTCAACAATAATAAATCTTAGTATCAAACCACCGATTATAACAAGTATTGGCGCTATCGGTGTATGTTTTATTTTATGATTTACAGCAAGAAGCTGAATGATAAGAGGAATTATTAAACCTAATCCAATAACAAAAACCCAGAAAGCAGGAGCATAAGGACCGGTCAATAAAAGCTGTGCTGCTTCAATATGCGGTTTGGCTGAAGAAAGTAAACCGAGAAACATCATCACAAAAATGAATAACTCAACTGTTATAAAACCATTATCAGCTTTTGCAAGCAACTCACTTTCCTCTTTATTCTTTGCAATAAGATGAACATAAGCAGCAGCAGTTGATAAACCTGAAGTTAAAAATAATACCCACAACAATGATGTATTCCACAAAGGTCGTGAACCCATACTGCTTAATAGAACTCCTGTATAAGCTCCCAGCATTAAGCCAAAGAGCATATTAAGTATTCCTATATTCTTTATTAGAAAAGGATGTTGATTAATTTTTGCGGAGATGTCTGAAAGCTTAGGAATAAATCTTAACATCCAGGGCGAAGGTTTCATTAAAATATTTGCAATCAATGCAGGATAAATTAAAAGAAGTATCCAGGCACCCCACGACATTGGAGATTTAACCTGAAAAGTTGTGTACAATCTCCAGACATATGGTTTATGTGCAAGGTCAAGAAATAATGCAAACATTCCAACACTTATCAGTACCAAAGCAGTAAATGGTATTGAGAAACAAGCACAGTTTGTAACCTTATATCTATTGGAAAAGATAAAGTAACCGGAAATGATCATCATTCCGGCGACCATTCCACCGAGAAAAAGATAAATCGGTATTTGCCATTCCCACATCGCCATAAAAGGATCAACATGTGGATTGTGTCTTGTAGTTGTTAATTCAATTATTTGTTCTGCTAAAATCATATTCATTACCTCAGATTAAATAAAAGATATTTGGTTCTGTTCCTGCATCAGGAAGATTAACATGCCATTTCCTGGATTGTAATAATTTACTTACTTCACTGTTTGGATCATCCAGATCACCAAAGTACATACAATGAGTCGGACAAACTTCTACACAAGCAGGGTTTTGCCCTTTTTCAACTCTGTTAATGCAGAAAGTACATTTGTCAGCGTACCCATCAGGATGGATATATCTTGCATCATAAGGACAAGCTTCAACACAAGCTTTACAACCGATGCACATTTCGTGATCAACTAAAACAATCCCGCCAAATTCATGAATATGGCTTGCGCCAGTCGGGCAGCAAGAAACACAAGGTGTATTTGAACAGTGATTACATCTTTCAGTTCTTATTTCCATTTGAACTGTAGGAAACTTTCCTTTTACTTCTGTTACGATCCAATCTCTGTTATAACCTTCAGGAATGTTGTTTTCAGTTTTACAAGCAACAACACAATCCTGACAACCTACACATTTTTTTGTATCTATCACCATTCCGTATCTTGGCATATTACACCTCCGCCTCAATAGTTACGAAATTTACATTCATTGCTGTTCCTCCCATTAAAGGGTCTGTATTGTATTTAGTAATTAGTTCAGCATCGCTGGCACCTTTTTTATAAGTTGAGCGAAGCTGTCTTGATTTCTGCCCGAAACCGTGAACCATATAAACACAATCTCTTCGAATTCTTTCAGTAGTCTTTACTTTTATTGCATCACTCACAACACCATCCTGATTTCTTAATCTAACTTTCTGTCCATTTTTAATTCCGATCTTTGCAGCCATATCAGCATTAATCCACAATTCATTTTCACTCATCATATCACGCAACAAAGGATTTGATTGTGTTTTCGAGAATGTATGAACCGGCGCTCTGCCATAAAGTAATCTGAAATATCCTTCAGGTGGTTGCTCATGTTTTGTATATCTTGGAACCGGATCAAACCCTGCCTGAGCAAGTTGATCTGAATAAAATTCAATCTTGCCTGATGGAGTTGGAAATTCAGGTTCAACACCATCTTCAAAATAAATTGGTCTTTCAGGTGCTTTGACAATTCCTACTTTCTTTAATTCATCCAATGATAATCCAGCAGCTTTAAGTCTCGTATCAAGATATTCTTCCACATCTTTCCAGGGAAAGTAATTTCCCAGACCAAGTTTCTCTGCGAGCTTTTTTGCAATCCACCAGTTTGGTTTCTGATCATTTGGTTCATCTATAACCGGCTGACGAATTCCTACAAAACCTTCTCTGAATGGTGAAGTATTTAAGTCATCATATCTTTCAAGATAAACTGACTCAGGAAGAACAACATCTGCCCAACCAGCAATTTCACTTGGAACAACATCAACTACAACCATTAAGTCTAAATTTTGTATGGCTTTAATCGTTTCATCTCTGTTTGGTAATGCCTGCATCAGATTTGTTCCATAAACAAACCAACCTTTAATCGGATATGGTTGACCTGTGATAGTTGCTTCTCTGATTCCTGTTGAAATTTGTTCTCCTGTTGCAAAAGGATATTTGCCACCAGGATTATCCAATGGTTCTTTTTTCAATTCAGGATAAGGTGGATAAGGATATTTAGGAATTGAGAATGAATAAGGGACATAAAAACCACCTTTTCTTCCCCAGCTACCAAGAAGTGCATTAAGTAAAGCAATAGCTCTGCTTCGCTGAGTATCATCACCATACCAGGTAGCATGTCTTCCAGGATGAACGAGAGTTGCTGGTTTATAGCGGGCCATCTCTCGGGCAGTTTCAACTATTAATTCAGGTTCTATTCCTGTTTCAATGTAAGCCCATTCAGGTGTGTAATGAGAAACTTCTGCAGCAAACTTATCAAAGCCATAACCATACTTTGCAATGTAGTCAGCATCGTATAGTTTTTCTCTGACTATAACTCCCATCCATGCAAGCAGTAATGCCAAATCAGTTCCTGGTTTTATTGGTAAATAAAATTTTGCTTTGCTTGCAGCGACAGAAAATCGTGGATCAACAACAATGATTGATGCACCTTTCTGAACAGCATGAGAAAATTCCTGTACTTGTGTGTTGTGCATATTTTCACCAAGGTGAGAACCAATCAGTACAAGACATTTTGTGTTTTCAATATCTGTTCTTTCAGGCGATCCAACAACATCTCCGAATGTTAATTCAAATCCTACTTCTCTTGGTCCTCTGCATTGTGCAAAAGATGGAGCAGTTTCATTTGGACTACCATAAGCTCTTAATAAATGCTTAATAAAATTCCCACCAATTCCGTGACTGAACAAAGCTACTGATTCAGGTCCATATTGATTTTTAATCTTGTTCATTTTGTCAGCAATAAAATCGAATGCTTCGTCCCAGGTTACTTCAACCCATTTTTCTTCGCCACGAAGATTCTTTCTTATCAACGGAGTCTTCAATCTATCTTCATCATAATGAGCACCTACTCCGCCTGTTCCTCTCGGACAAAGTCTTCCTTTACTTAATGGATCCATCGGATTTCCTTCAACTTTCCAGAGTTCTCCGTCTTTCAGATAAGCTATGGCTCCACATTTCCAGAAACACAAATCACAATAGGTAGGAATCTTTTGAATACCTTTAACTTTTTCTTTATTTATCTTATCCGCACCTTTAACAAGTGTCTTACTGGCACCTGTTAGTATGGCTGCAGTAGCTATTGTCGCTCCGGAAATTTTTAGAAATCTTCTTCGGGAAATTGAGTTCATTTAACCCTCGTTAAATTTTTTATAAAACTTTTTATGTTTGAACATTCACTGAATTTATTATAAACATCACAATTTCTGCATTCTTTCTTTTCACATACAGTACCTTTGCCTTTTATTGCCCAACAAGGTTCACTATGAGAATGATATGCAGGACAATTTTCTCTTTCCTCATCAGAACAACCGATATATTCCCAGCACGGCATCATAGAATAGATTGATTTAATTCCGTTAATGCTAATCTTTGATTCGTTAATTGCATTCCGAATACATCTTATTCTCTCGATATCTGATTGGGAATACAAACGATGATTAGTCGACTTCTTGAACGGAATAATGAGATTTTCTTTTTCGTACATTCTTAAAGTATGAACAGAAATGTTTAGCATTTTAGCTGCAGTGCTTATCGGATAAATTGGCTCATCTTGTGGTATTTCGTAAAACATCTTTTCAATTTTTAATTTTGATATTTATAAATACCAACTTAATTGCCAGATATAATTCTTAGTTTTTTCTTTGTTTTCGTTAAAAAATCAAATGATTTTTTTCAGAACTAAGAAAATGACAAAAAATTTTTTTATAAATAAAAAATGATTAAGTGAAGTAAAGTATTTTTTAGAATTAAGTATTTACTCTGCTGACTGGAAAAACTCTGTTGGCATTTTTTGAGATTTTATAAGAATGGTTAAAGATTACGGAATTACTTCATCACTAATGACTTAAATACCAAATAAGAATCCTTAATGATTAATATCTCCTCGATTTCAAGAATAAAAATTTTTTATTGAGATCTAAACTCAAATAATTAATCCATTTTAAAGAACTAATCTTCCTTTTCTTCAAATAATGGAGTTCCGATACAAGCGTTTGGTTCATTAATTTTTAATAGGTTAGCAATTGTTGGAGCTATATCAACTACAAACACAGGTTTATTAATCTCTTCAGCAGGAATTTTCCAGCCGTAGAATATTAAAGGTATATGAGTATCGTAAGAATAAGCTGAGCCGTGAGTTGTTCCTTTCTCAAGAAAATTATTCAGATAACCTGGCATTAAGTTATAAGCAATATCTCCTGAACGCGATGGATTCCAGCCATTTAATATTGAATTAGAATTTGTTCTTGAGGCAACCTGAGTTTCCAGGAATTCTCTAGTAACGATTGTTTGAATTTCTGAAAATGTATCTCTCAGATAATTTTTTATTTTTCTTTGAACTAAAGAGATATCCAATCCTTCACGGCTTATGAATTCACGATTCAGAAAAATTTGTCTGTTAGAAAAATTTTCGATTATTTCTTCAGAACTGAATTCTCTTTTAGCATAAGCCATCAATGAATCTCTAACTCTGCTATTTCCAATTCCACCAACAGGCATTCTGTTTTCTTTCAGATAAGCTGGTGTTTCAATTCCTGCATGGTCAGATGTGAGGAATAATAGATAATTATCTTTTCCGATTTTCTGATCAAGAAAATTCAAAAGCTCAGCAATCTGTCGGTCAATTCGCAAATAAATATCCATAAGTTCATAAGAGTAATTCCCTACTTCGTGAGCTATTAAATCAGGTGTAGAAAAACTGATTGCAAGAAAATCCGGATATTCATTTTGTCCGAGCTTTTCACTCACAATTGCCTCTTTGGCTAAATCAAGAACAAGTTGATTTGCAAACGGTGTAAACTGAAATGCATTATACTTTTCATCAGATTTAAGATTTTTGAAAGAATGTGGAAACGATGTTTTACCTTCATTAAATAAATCTTTTTCATATTTCGATTCATCAGAAGGATTATTTTCATATGCCGATTTATCTAACAATAAGCTCCAATCATTTGAAAGATATTTGTTCGGATATTTTTTTGAATTAAAGTTATTAACCCAATCAGGAAGCTTACTCATATAATAAGTTGATGTAATAAATTTACCGGTTTTGTTATCATACCAATAAGCAGCATCGGCCAAATGTCCTGCAGGAAGTATTGCACCTCTATCTTTGATCGAAACAGAAATAACTTTTGATTTTTTATTTGTGAAAAGTTTTAATTCGTCTGTTATAGTTGAAGCAAGAAGATTGACAGGCGACTTTTTACCATTTGAGTTTTCAGTTCCAACTGAGGTTTGTGAATCATCCTGAACACAATTCAGCATCCGTTTATTTCTTTTATCATAAAAATCATTTCCAATTATTCCATGGAAAAACGGAGTTGTTCCGGTATAAATTGATGCATGTCCGGGACCGGTGCTTGTTAATTCATAATTATAATGAGCAAAAGTAAAGTTGCTACCTTTTTCCGCAAGTCTTTTAAAACCATCTTCACCGTAAAGATGATAGTAACGATAAAGATCATTAAAACGCATCTGATCGACTACAACACCAACTACCAATTTTGGTCGTTGAACCTGAGCTAGTAAAGATGAAGTTACTATAAGAATAAAAATGAATGTGATTGATTTGAATTTCATATAAAGTAAAAATTTTATTGAACAATGAGTTGCAAACTTAAATGATTTCTAAAAAACTGTGCAATAAATGATGCGCATTAACAATTTATTAATATTTTGGCAAAACACATTTATTACTGACTTTCTTCAAAACACTTTCCCAATCAAATAAACTTGCTTTCATAATCTCAGAATTTTCATCGTGACAAGTTAAACAGGCACCGACAGTTAAAATTCTTTTCTGCTCATCTGCATTAAATGGTCTTGTTGTTTCTCTTGTTGTTGATGATTTATCTCTTGTTTTGAAAAATCCAATCCATGCATCCATAGGTAAATTATCTTCCGGAAGAAGTTTGAATTTCGGTTTAAAACTCCATTTACCGTCAGAAGAAAATTTCATTTCCCCTTTACCATAACCGAGTGTTAAAGAATTATTATGACACGATTGACAAGTTCTTCCCTTTTTGTTTATTGTATGTGAAAATGTCGGTGCAAAAAGTCTCTTAAATATTTTTTTATTCTTGTCGGATTTAAGTTTCTCAAGTTTTATAATCATTCCGGGAATAAAAGTATCTATAATTTCTTTTCCGGACTTATCTTTTTTAATTCCGAGTGCAGGATAATCCTGATAAAACTCAGATGCATTTTCAATCCAGCTTCCTTTGATATCTTTATTTTCCAACAAATCAAAACCTTCTTCATTCGGATTATATTCCGTATGACAACCAACACAATAAGAAACCCACTGAGTATGACACGAATTGCAGGATAATCTTTGATGTGATTTTCCTTCAATGCAAATAAACGCTGGTGACTTTAGCTGCAAAGAATCATTACCACTTTTTGTTATTAAAAATTTGTTCCCTGCTTTATCAATGAATGAATTTGTTAAGGCAATGTTTCCGTTTTCACTAGAAATAAATTTTGCTTCTGAGCGAGATGATTTTCTTAAATCAATAATTTTTCTTGATTCATAATCCAATTCATTATAACTGATTGATTTAACTTTTTGTGAATGACAATCTGTGCATTGAACTTTTACTTGTTCTTCTTTGTGTTTGTAAAGATTTCCATCTCCCATTACCTCCTGAGCAATATGACAATCAATACATTCCATTCCTGCTTTATGATGTATGTCCTCATCCGTTTTTTGAAATACTCTTCCATCAGCTAATAGTCTGAATTTTTGTTTTTCATTTACTTTATCCCACTGAGTCAATGTTTCATACCATCCTTCATAATTTGTTGAAATTCTTCCTGAACGACTATGGCAACCAAAACAATGATTATTTGAGATGCTTAGATTTAACTGAGGATGTATCGAAGGAATTTTTATTGAACTTTCATTTGAATTCAGAGATTTAACTTTTGACTTCAAATAAATATTTAATTCATCTTCTGCTTCCGAACTGTAATTCAAATGGCAAGCATTACAGCCACCACCACGTGAAAGCTCGTTGATTGGTCCTAGTTCAGTTTTCGGATTTGCTAAATGGCACGATGCACAAAGATTTCGCAAATGTGAATCAGCATCACTCAGCTTAATATCTTTTATATGGTTTAACATTGTTGGTGAATTGCTCTCATCAAAAACAAACCGATTTACACTAACTATTCCACTAAGCGTTGACATAATCGAATTATTAATTCTCGGAACAATATCAGAATGACACTGGGCAGTACCACAAGTAATATGAGCATCTTCAATATTTCCTGGTATCAAAATCATTCCCCGATGTGCAGAATTTTTATTAAGCGTAAATGCATTACCTCGATGACAACTATAGCAACCGATTGCTTCAGGATTGTGTGATGATTCAATTCCTTCCATTTGATGACAAACTATACAACCTTCTTTCCTACCCAAAACTGTTTTAAATTTCTCGGAAGAAATCTCATTCACATCAATATCAGAAAAACTTGCAAGAGGTTGAAAATCAGAGATGAATTTATATGTGTTATTCCAGGGAAATACAAACTCCCAGTTTTCTCCTCTGAAATAATATCCGATAATAGTAAGTAACAAATAAATTAGTCCAAGAAATACGAATGATTTTTTAATAAGTGTTGCGATTTTATCAGAAGATTTTTTTAAGTAATAAAATGCTAAGAGCAGAAGAAAAGTAAACAATAACACTAATTGAGTTTGAGAAATCCAATGAAGGATTTCCTGCAATCCTACAAAGTACCACGGACCTTTGACAACCTGATGTAATCCATCGTTCAACATTGGCGCAAAAACATACCCAAGCAATGCAGAAGAAATTAATGAGTATAAAAAAACTGAAATCTTCGGCCAGATAATTTTAGAGTGCTCGATAATTAATATTGATAAAATTATTGTAGCAGTAGCAATGTGATTCACATATACAATCTGATAATCGCTTTCTCTTCCGAGTAAAGTAAAAGCAATACTATCACCAATAAAAGGAATTTCTTTTAGGAGCGAACTAAATATTGAATAAGCTTGCTGAGAATCGGCGTCACCTTTCAGTATGAATCCGCTGAGCATTACAAAAAAAGTTATTACAATAGAAGCAGTTAAACGAAACCAAACTCCATCTTTTACTTTATACTCAGTCTTTCTTTTAAGATGATCGATTATATGAAGTATTGTAAAGATAAGAAAAATTTGTGCAGACCAGTAATGAACATTTCTAAAAAAAACTCCGGCAGGACTCAGAAGCAATAACTCCGAAACAGACTCATAAGGATTCTTTACATCATACGGAAGAGCGATAAACACTCCACTTACAACAGCAATGATAAATGATGCTGTAGCAACATTTCCAAAAGGAAGATTCCAAAAATCACTAAATGCTTTAAATCTTTTCTTCAACACTTCAGGAAAAAATAATTATCTGATTTTGTTTTGAATCCATTTTGAATTTAAGTTCCGTTAAACTTTTGGCTGCAGGACCCTTTATCGGAATTCCATTTAAATCAAACTGAGAACCATGACAAGGGCAAGTAAAAATATTTTTATTCACATTATTTATTCTGCATCCCAGATGAGAGCACCTGGAACTAAATATTTTTAACTTGTCTTTATTCTTAATTATTATGAAGTCCTTCTGTAAAGTAATTCCATTTGGAAAATCATTGGTAAGGGCTGTTTGCTTTTCTCTAAAATTAGAATCAAAAATATTTTTTGTAAGTCTATCCCAGAGATAAATTAAAATAACTCCGAATGAGGGAAAAAATATTTTAAGAAATTGTTTTCTGTTCACAATAAATTCTGAATATAACTTATTTCAAAATTAGTGATTTATTTCATTAAAGAAACTTTAGTTAATAATTAATTTTGTGATGTAAGTTTAAAACCAAATTAATTCATAATCATCTTATTGCCGATAATTAAATAAAAGGTTAGAAAATGAAATACGATACAGATAATTTTCAGAAAGATGTAATTGAACAAAGTTTCATCACACCCGTTTTAGTTGACTTCTGGGCTGAGTGGTGCGCTCCATGCAGAATTCTCGGTCCTGTTTTGGAACGACTTGCAGAAAAATATAAAGACCAATGGAAACTTGTAAAATTAAATACAGACTTGTATCCTGATATCGCAGCTGAATACGGAATCAGAGGAATTCCAAATGTTAAACTTTTTCATAAAGGTAAAGTTATAAATGAATTCACTGGTGCTTTGCCCGAGCATATGATAGAAGAATGGTTACGCAAATCAATTCCGAGTAAATTTTCTGATATGATCGAGAAAGCAAAAAAGCTTTTGGCCGAAGGTAAAATAGAAGATGCAAAAGTTATTCTCGAACAGGTTCACAATGGTGATATTAACAATGGTGAAGTAAAAATTCTTCTTGCAAAAATTTTAGTTTATGAAAATCCAAAAGAAGCTCTTAGACTTGTTGAAAGTGCACAGCTATCTAACCACACTGTGGAGTTAGCTGAAGCAATAACAACAATGAGTCAGTTATTCGGGAAATTAAATAATCCTGATGAGCTACCCGAGGATTCAGTGAAGAAAATTTATATTGATGCTATAAAAGATTTACGTGATAAAAATTTCGAAAGCTCACTTGAAAAATTCATTGAAGTAATTCGTGAAAATAAAGCATACGATGATGAAGGAGCAAGAAAAGCCTGCATTGCAATTTTTAAGTATCTTGGTGAAGAGCACGAAACAACATTAAAGTACAGAAGAGAATTTAGCAGAGCGCTATATGTTTAATCATCAGAATCGATGATTATAACTTAAGCTTGTTATAAATTCATTAAAACTACCGCCTCTGAAAGTTTTTCCATCAAATCTCATGAATGAAAAAGATAAGGTAATGTTATCTGCATCAGTCAGATTATAACCGTTGCTTAAGCTTGCTCTGTAAGATTTATTTCCTTGATTAAATGCTGTTGACAAATTCAATGCTGAATTCAGTTTATTTGAAAAAGCTTTATTCTGAAAATTAAGTGCGTAATTATGTGTAAATGATTTTACAGTATCAAAAATACTTGAGTTAACAAATCCCGCGCTAAAATTTGAACTTAAATCTGAGGTTATACCAAAACCTAATCCTAAATTCAAAGAATGAATAATTGTTGTATTATTTTTAAGCAGATATGATTTATTGTCAGTATTCTGCAAAGAATAATTTATGTTAATCGTCTTCATAAAACCTTTCGGATCGACAGAAAAATTATTATTGAAATTCAGCACCAAATTATTGAAATCAATCTTAGTTGAGTCATTATTCGAATCGTTAGCCATAAAAAGCAAATTGCCTGTAACAGTACTCGTCCAACTATTTGTTAACCTAACATTAATGCCTGCTGTAATAATGTTTCTTGCTGTTGTAAATATTTTTTGGTCAAGCAAATTATCAGTTTGTCTGATATAAGATAAATTGAGATTTACAGTTGAAATTCTGATGTTATTCATTATCGAAAATTCCTGAATATCATTGTGAAGATAAGCTGTGCCGAGTGAATTATAACCAGGTTGAATTCTTCG
This genomic window contains:
- the pafA gene encoding alkaline phosphatase PafA, whose protein sequence is MKFKSITFIFILIVTSSLLAQVQRPKLVVGVVVDQMRFNDLYRYYHLYGEDGFKRLAEKGSNFTFAHYNYELTSTGPGHASIYTGTTPFFHGIIGNDFYDKRNKRMLNCVQDDSQTSVGTENSNGKKSPVNLLASTITDELKLFTNKKSKVISVSIKDRGAILPAGHLADAAYWYDNKTGKFITSTYYMSKLPDWVNNFNSKKYPNKYLSNDWSLLLDKSAYENNPSDESKYEKDLFNEGKTSFPHSFKNLKSDEKYNAFQFTPFANQLVLDLAKEAIVSEKLGQNEYPDFLAISFSTPDLIAHEVGNYSYELMDIYLRIDRQIAELLNFLDQKIGKDNYLLFLTSDHAGIETPAYLKENRMPVGGIGNSRVRDSLMAYAKREFSSEEIIENFSNRQIFLNREFISREGLDISLVQRKIKNYLRDTFSEIQTIVTREFLETQVASRTNSNSILNGWNPSRSGDIAYNLMPGYLNNFLEKGTTHGSAYSYDTHIPLIFYGWKIPAEEINKPVFVVDIAPTIANLLKINEPNACIGTPLFEEKED
- the trxA gene encoding thioredoxin; its protein translation is MKYDTDNFQKDVIEQSFITPVLVDFWAEWCAPCRILGPVLERLAEKYKDQWKLVKLNTDLYPDIAAEYGIRGIPNVKLFHKGKVINEFTGALPEHMIEEWLRKSIPSKFSDMIEKAKKLLAEGKIEDAKVILEQVHNGDINNGEVKILLAKILVYENPKEALRLVESAQLSNHTVELAEAITTMSQLFGKLNNPDELPEDSVKKIYIDAIKDLRDKNFESSLEKFIEVIRENKAYDDEGARKACIAIFKYLGEEHETTLKYRREFSRALYV
- a CDS encoding Rieske (2Fe-2S) protein, coding for MNRKQFLKIFFPSFGVILIYLWDRLTKNIFDSNFREKQTALTNDFPNGITLQKDFIIIKNKDKLKIFSSRCSHLGCRINNVNKNIFTCPCHGSQFDLNGIPIKGPAAKSLTELKFKMDSKQNQIIIFS
- a CDS encoding molybdopterin-dependent oxidoreductase, which encodes MNSISRRRFLKISGATIATAAILTGASKTLVKGADKINKEKVKGIQKIPTYCDLCFWKCGAIAYLKDGELWKVEGNPMDPLSKGRLCPRGTGGVGAHYDEDRLKTPLIRKNLRGEEKWVEVTWDEAFDFIADKMNKIKNQYGPESVALFSHGIGGNFIKHLLRAYGSPNETAPSFAQCRGPREVGFELTFGDVVGSPERTDIENTKCLVLIGSHLGENMHNTQVQEFSHAVQKGASIIVVDPRFSVAASKAKFYLPIKPGTDLALLLAWMGVIVREKLYDADYIAKYGYGFDKFAAEVSHYTPEWAYIETGIEPELIVETAREMARYKPATLVHPGRHATWYGDDTQRSRAIALLNALLGSWGRKGGFYVPYSFSIPKYPYPPYPELKKEPLDNPGGKYPFATGEQISTGIREATITGQPYPIKGWFVYGTNLMQALPNRDETIKAIQNLDLMVVVDVVPSEIAGWADVVLPESVYLERYDDLNTSPFREGFVGIRQPVIDEPNDQKPNWWIAKKLAEKLGLGNYFPWKDVEEYLDTRLKAAGLSLDELKKVGIVKAPERPIYFEDGVEPEFPTPSGKIEFYSDQLAQAGFDPVPRYTKHEQPPEGYFRLLYGRAPVHTFSKTQSNPLLRDMMSENELWINADMAAKIGIKNGQKVRLRNQDGVVSDAIKVKTTERIRRDCVYMVHGFGQKSRQLRSTYKKGASDAELITKYNTDPLMGGTAMNVNFVTIEAEV
- a CDS encoding 4Fe-4S dicluster domain-containing protein — its product is MPRYGMVIDTKKCVGCQDCVVACKTENNIPEGYNRDWIVTEVKGKFPTVQMEIRTERCNHCSNTPCVSCCPTGASHIHEFGGIVLVDHEMCIGCKACVEACPYDARYIHPDGYADKCTFCINRVEKGQNPACVEVCPTHCMYFGDLDDPNSEVSKLLQSRKWHVNLPDAGTEPNIFYLI
- a CDS encoding MerR family transcriptional regulator; translation: MFYEIPQDEPIYPISTAAKMLNISVHTLRMYEKENLIIPFKKSTNHRLYSQSDIERIRCIRNAINESKISINGIKSIYSMMPCWEYIGCSDEERENCPAYHSHSEPCWAIKGKGTVCEKKECRNCDVYNKFSECSNIKSFIKNLTRVK
- the nrfD gene encoding NrfD/PsrC family molybdoenzyme membrane anchor subunit is translated as MILAEQIIELTTTRHNPHVDPFMAMWEWQIPIYLFLGGMVAGMMIISGYFIFSNRYKVTNCACFSIPFTALVLISVGMFALFLDLAHKPYVWRLYTTFQVKSPMSWGAWILLLIYPALIANILMKPSPWMLRFIPKLSDISAKINQHPFLIKNIGILNMLFGLMLGAYTGVLLSSMGSRPLWNTSLLWVLFLTSGLSTAAAYVHLIAKNKEESELLAKADNGFITVELFIFVMMFLGLLSSAKPHIEAAQLLLTGPYAPAFWVFVIGLGLIIPLIIQLLAVNHKIKHTPIAPILVIIGGLILRFIIVEAGQYSHWFNAHFK